A window from Lactiplantibacillus pentosus encodes these proteins:
- a CDS encoding pyridoxamine 5'-phosphate oxidase family protein, which yields MQHTTRQAALQMIQTAPVFTLATVDADGYPTMVALSPLPIKRRLEELYFYTSRQTSTTQNIQNCRQASLFYYQLSDYSSIMLRGKLTLVGNNAFDQDWRTALTDFQQQLDYKDPVILHFQTNSIKIRQMMTIDHLELIDPPTDERPH from the coding sequence ATGCAACATACCACTCGACAAGCAGCGCTCCAGATGATTCAGACAGCCCCCGTCTTCACATTAGCAACCGTTGATGCGGATGGCTATCCGACCATGGTAGCGCTGAGTCCTTTACCAATCAAACGGCGACTGGAAGAACTCTACTTCTATACCAGCCGCCAAACATCAACCACGCAAAATATTCAGAACTGTCGGCAGGCCAGCCTATTTTACTATCAACTCTCAGACTATTCATCCATTATGTTACGCGGTAAATTGACCCTGGTCGGCAACAACGCGTTTGACCAGGATTGGCGCACGGCGCTGACCGACTTTCAGCAACAACTGGACTACAAGGACCCGGTCATTCTGCATTTTCAGACCAATTCGATCAAAATTCGTCAGATGATGACGATCGACCACCTGGAACTCATCGATCCACCCACTGATGAGCGACCGCATTAA